One Nicotiana tomentosiformis chromosome 4, ASM39032v3, whole genome shotgun sequence genomic window carries:
- the LOC104095120 gene encoding tetraketide alpha-pyrone reductase 1: MEILENKNVEENSSKYKGKVCVTGASGFLASWLIKRLLLSGYHVIGTVRDPGNQKKVGHLWKLQGANERLRLVKANLTDEGSFDDAIMGCEGVFHTASPVLGKPTYDLTAEILKPAIDGTLNVLRSCKKNPSLKRVVLTSSSSTARVRGDIDPNIPLDESSWSSVELCKSFEIWYVLSKTLAEKAAWEFCEQNNIHLVTLLPSFIIGPSLPPELCSTADDVLGLLKGRTDKFDWHGRMGYVYIDDVAISHILVYEHPDAHGRYLCSSKVLDNNQLVSILSERYPSLPIPKRFKKLDRPHYEFNTLKLENLGMKFKSIEEMFDDCVAFFKEKGLISSI, encoded by the exons ATGGaaatattggaaaataaaaatgtAGAAGAAAACAGCAGTAAGTACAAGGGAAAAGTATGTGTGACAGGTGCATCTGGTTTTCTAGCTTCATGGCTGATCAAACGCCTTCTCTTGTCTGGTTATCATGTCATTGGCACAGTTAGAGATCCAG GGAACCAGAAAAAAGTAGGTCATCTGTGGAAGCTGCAAGGAGCAAACGAGAGACTTCGTCTGGTGAAAGCTAACCTTACTGATGAAGGCAGCTTTGATGATGCTATTATGGGCTGTGAAGGTGTTTTTCATACTGCCTCACCTGTCTTGGGAAAGCCTACTTACGATCTTACG GCTGAAATCCTGAAACCTGCAATAGATGGTACCTTAAATGTGCTAAGATCCTGTAAGAAAAATCCAAGTCTGAAACGTGTGGTTTTGACCTCATCTTCTTCAACAGCAAGGGTAAGAGGCGACATTGACCCTAACATACCCTTGGATGAATCATCTTGGAGCTCTGTCGAACTCTGCAAAAGTTTTGAG ATTTGGTATGTACTATCAAAGACACTAGCTGAGAAGGCTGCTTGGGAATTCTGTGAACAAAACAATATTCATCTTGTGACACTACTCCCCTCTTTCATCATTGGACCAAGTTTGCCTCCTGAGTTATGTTCAACAGCAGATGATGTCCTTGGTTTACTTAAAGGAAGGACAGATAAGTTTGACTGGCATGGAAGAATGGGGTATGTTTATATAGATGATGTTGCTATCTCCCATATACTTGTCTATGAGCATCCAGATGCTCATGGGAGGTATCTTTGCAGCTCAAAGGTTCTTGACAACAATCAACTTGTCTCAATCCTATCGGAGCGCTATCCATCTTTGCCTATTCCTAAAAG GTTTAAGAAACTTGATCGACCTCACTACGAATTCAACACCTTGAAGCTGGAGAACTTAGGAATGAAATTCAAGTCCATTGAAGAAATGTTTGATGATTGTGTCGCATTCTTCAAAGAAAAAGGCCTTATCTCTTCCATCTAA
- the LOC104095119 gene encoding mitochondrial intermembrane space import and assembly protein 40 homolog: MGQVQSEAIDNRSQSDLSKASKATSADESPPQSLDSLIAEAAAYGEDGENESIDEKARKALECPCIAHLRSGPCGNQFSDAFLCFLKSTAEEKGSDCVSPFVALQSCIKANPNAFSKDILEDDDNTRKQDEVSKEETPKQEYRIIPPIWSVKTKGSKRKA, from the exons ATGGGACAAGTGCAGAGCGAAGCCATTGACAACCGATCTCAAAGTGATTTATCAAAGGCATCGAAAGCCACCTCTGCTGATGAATCTCCGCCGCAATCTCTTGATTCTTTGATTGCTG AAGCTGCAGCATATGGTGAAGATGGTGAGAATGAG TCCATTGACGAGAAAGCTCGGAAAGCCCTAGAATGCCCTTGCATTGCTCATTTACGGAGTGGCCCCTGTGGCAACCAGTTTTCAGACGCTTTCCTCTGTTTTCTCAAGAGCACGGCTGAAGAAAAG GGCTCTGATTGCGTTAGTCCCTTTGTCGCTCTTCAGAGCTGTATCAAGGCAAATCCTAACGCATTTTCAAAGGACATCCTAGAGGACGACGATAATACCAGGAAACAAGATGAAGTCAGTAAGGAGGAAACACCAAAACAAGAATATAGAATTATCCCACCCATTTGGTCTGTAAAAACAAAGGGCTCTAAGCGTAAGGCGTAG